A region of Curvibacter sp. AEP1-3 DNA encodes the following proteins:
- a CDS encoding NAD(P)/FAD-dependent oxidoreductase: MAAPVIEADAVVIGAGPVGLFQVFQLGLHEVQAHVIDALPYAGGQCMELYADKPIYDIPGTPVTTGRGLTQSLLQQIAPFQAQMHFSQLVESVTRLEDGRLHLVTDTGNTFVTKTLFVAAGVGAFVARKPPVPALEAFEGRQVHYPHDAALPDGTMADAHVVVLGGDESAVVAALDAAQPSENARGPASVTLIHRRDVFTGEPATLQLLEAARAAGKIQVLAAQVTGCEAEGDRLHALQVLTAEGKETPVPADHVIVRLGVSPKMGPIADWGWTLERKQVPVNTENFQSELPGIFAVGDINFYPGKRKLILSGFHEATLAAFGAMAFISPEKKVLLQYTTTSPRLHQLLGVGTQEKS; this comes from the coding sequence ATGGCTGCTCCCGTGATTGAAGCCGATGCCGTCGTCATCGGAGCAGGTCCCGTAGGCCTGTTCCAAGTGTTCCAACTGGGCCTGCACGAAGTGCAGGCCCATGTCATTGATGCCTTACCTTATGCAGGCGGCCAATGCATGGAGCTCTATGCCGACAAGCCGATTTACGACATCCCCGGCACACCGGTCACCACCGGCCGCGGCCTCACGCAAAGTCTGCTCCAGCAGATAGCGCCTTTTCAGGCGCAGATGCATTTCTCCCAGTTAGTCGAATCCGTCACCCGCTTGGAAGATGGTCGCTTGCACCTCGTCACGGACACTGGCAACACTTTCGTTACCAAGACGCTTTTTGTCGCAGCCGGCGTGGGAGCCTTTGTGGCCCGCAAACCACCCGTTCCCGCGCTGGAAGCCTTTGAAGGCCGGCAGGTGCACTACCCCCATGACGCAGCGCTGCCGGATGGCACCATGGCAGATGCCCATGTTGTCGTACTGGGTGGCGATGAGTCTGCCGTCGTGGCGGCACTGGATGCTGCACAGCCATCGGAAAATGCCCGTGGCCCCGCTAGCGTGACCCTGATCCACCGTCGGGATGTATTCACTGGTGAGCCCGCGACCCTGCAATTGTTGGAAGCTGCTCGCGCTGCAGGAAAGATTCAGGTGCTGGCAGCGCAAGTTACGGGCTGTGAGGCGGAGGGCGATAGGCTTCACGCTCTGCAAGTGTTGACTGCCGAAGGCAAAGAGACCCCGGTACCTGCCGACCATGTGATCGTGCGCTTGGGCGTGTCACCGAAGATGGGCCCGATTGCCGACTGGGGCTGGACCTTGGAACGCAAGCAGGTTCCCGTCAACACCGAGAACTTTCAAAGCGAGCTCCCCGGAATTTTTGCAGTCGGGGATATAAATTTTTATCCCGGAAAGCGGAAATTGATTTTGAGTGGCTTTCATGAGGCTACACTAGCGGCCTTCGGCGCGATGGCCTTTATCTCTCCAGAGAAAAAAGTCCTCTTGCAGTACACCACCACGAGCCCGCGTTTGCATCAGCTCCTAGGTGTTGGAACCCAAGAAAAAAGTTAG
- the fdxA gene encoding ferredoxin FdxA: protein MTHIVTEACIKCKYTDCVDVCPVDCFREGPNFLTIDPDECIDCAVCIPECPANAIYAEEDAPKDQQHMIALNAELARLPGWKSITKRKAPLPDADDWKDKTGKLSQLIR, encoded by the coding sequence ATGACACACATCGTCACCGAAGCCTGTATCAAGTGCAAATACACCGACTGCGTGGACGTTTGCCCCGTGGATTGCTTCCGCGAAGGCCCCAACTTTCTGACGATCGACCCGGATGAGTGCATCGACTGTGCCGTCTGCATTCCCGAGTGCCCAGCGAACGCGATTTACGCCGAAGAAGACGCACCCAAAGACCAGCAGCACATGATCGCGCTGAACGCAGAGCTCGCCCGCCTCCCCGGCTGGAAGAGCATCACCAAGCGCAAGGCGCCCCTGCCGGATGCCGACGACTGGAAAGACAAGACTGGCAAGCTGTCGCAGCTGATTCGCTAA
- a CDS encoding sulfate adenylyltransferase subunit 1, translated as MTTATNNIAATAHSTGASSTNDTSSALRFITCGSVDDGKSTLIGRLLVDSKAVLQDQLANVSKSGEADLALFTDGLSAEREQGITIDVAYRYFATPTRKFIIGDAPGHEQYTRNMVTAASSAHAAVVLVDATKLKWNVDGLVDLLPQTRRHSLLVNLLRVPGIIFAVNKLDALGNDATAAFAKISEALQAFAKQAGIAVTATIPMSALKGHNVVEATPGWCGYTGPSLLALLETLPVTAAETDVPFAFPVQWVEKFHNSADTTQGRRVFWGRVATGTVQVGDTISIHPSGQAAVVAQVVNHARVPGSVTAGHGAGITLDREVDVSRGDWLLAQVTPAADPDDEFADTPKPRAFAEATREIKATVAWMDDEPLVAGRVYLALHGHRWIKAKVKRIAHSLDINTLEEHDATEIAPNAIGHIELALQEAITAVPYVQSRVLGSLILVDTASHKTSGALLLS; from the coding sequence ATGACAACCGCTACAAATAATATAGCTGCTACCGCACATTCCACGGGCGCTAGCAGCACAAATGACACTTCATCCGCACTGCGCTTCATCACCTGCGGTAGCGTGGACGATGGCAAAAGCACCCTGATCGGCCGCCTGTTGGTCGACAGCAAGGCGGTGCTGCAAGACCAGTTGGCCAACGTTTCCAAAAGCGGCGAGGCCGATCTGGCCTTGTTCACCGACGGTTTAAGCGCTGAGCGCGAGCAAGGCATCACCATCGATGTGGCCTACCGCTACTTCGCCACGCCCACCCGCAAATTCATCATTGGTGACGCCCCCGGCCACGAGCAGTACACCCGCAACATGGTCACTGCCGCCAGCAGCGCCCACGCCGCCGTGGTGCTGGTAGACGCCACCAAGCTCAAGTGGAATGTAGACGGCTTGGTGGACCTGCTGCCGCAGACCCGCCGCCACAGCCTGCTGGTCAACCTGTTGCGCGTGCCCGGCATCATCTTTGCCGTCAACAAGCTCGACGCTTTGGGCAATGACGCCACCGCCGCGTTTGCCAAAATCAGCGAAGCGCTGCAGGCCTTTGCAAAGCAAGCCGGCATTGCCGTGACGGCCACCATCCCCATGTCCGCCCTCAAGGGCCACAACGTGGTGGAAGCAACGCCCGGCTGGTGCGGCTACACAGGCCCTAGCCTGTTGGCCTTGCTGGAAACACTGCCGGTCACCGCCGCAGAGACCGATGTGCCCTTCGCCTTCCCGGTGCAGTGGGTGGAGAAGTTCCACAACTCTGCCGACACCACCCAAGGCCGCCGCGTATTCTGGGGCCGTGTGGCCACTGGCACCGTACAGGTGGGCGACACCATCAGCATCCACCCCAGCGGCCAAGCCGCCGTGGTGGCGCAAGTGGTGAACCACGCCCGCGTGCCTGGCAGCGTCACTGCAGGCCATGGCGCTGGCATCACGCTGGACCGCGAAGTGGATGTGTCCCGTGGCGACTGGCTGTTGGCACAGGTCACACCCGCCGCAGACCCGGACGACGAATTTGCCGACACGCCCAAGCCCCGTGCTTTTGCCGAAGCCACCCGTGAAATCAAGGCCACTGTGGCCTGGATGGACGATGAGCCTCTGGTTGCGGGCCGCGTGTACCTGGCGCTGCATGGCCACCGCTGGATCAAAGCCAAGGTCAAGCGCATAGCCCACAGCCTGGACATCAACACCTTGGAAGAGCACGATGCCACTGAGATTGCGCCCAACGCGATTGGCCACATCGAGCTCGCGCTGCAAGAGGCAATTACCGCCGTTCCATATGTGCAAAGCCGGGTATTGGGCTCGCTTATTCTGGTGGACACCGCCTCGCACAAGACCTCCGGCGCCCTGCTGCTGAGTTGA
- the cysD gene encoding sulfate adenylyltransferase subunit CysD encodes MNAMTEPTHFDRLSNQHLDALEEETIFILREVAAAFERPALLFSGGKDSLVMLKCAEKAFGVGRIPYPLLMIDTGHNFHEVTDFRDFRAKELGAELIVRSVEDSMARGTVRLAHPGESRNVHQSVTLLEAIDEFRFDALIGGARRDEEKARAKERIFSHRDSFGQWQPKAQRPELWTLFNTRLQPGEHFRVFPISNWTELDVWQYIEREKIALPSLYYTHKRDVVERKGLLVPVTELTPPKEGETIESRDVRFRTVGDITCTCPVESLAATAADIVIETLAADVSERGATRMDDKTSEASMEKRKKDGYF; translated from the coding sequence ATGAACGCCATGACTGAACCCACCCATTTCGACCGCCTCTCCAACCAGCATCTGGATGCGCTGGAGGAAGAGACCATCTTCATCCTGCGTGAGGTGGCGGCTGCGTTTGAGCGCCCCGCCCTGCTGTTCTCGGGTGGTAAAGACTCGCTCGTCATGCTCAAGTGCGCGGAAAAGGCATTTGGCGTAGGCCGCATCCCCTACCCGCTGCTGATGATCGACACCGGTCACAACTTCCATGAAGTGACCGACTTCCGCGACTTCCGTGCCAAGGAACTGGGCGCCGAGCTCATCGTGCGCAGCGTGGAAGACTCCATGGCCCGCGGCACCGTGCGCCTGGCCCACCCCGGCGAGAGCCGCAATGTGCACCAGTCCGTCACGCTGCTGGAAGCCATCGACGAATTCCGCTTTGACGCTTTGATTGGCGGTGCCCGCCGCGACGAAGAAAAGGCCCGCGCCAAGGAACGCATCTTTTCGCACCGCGACAGCTTCGGCCAGTGGCAGCCCAAGGCCCAGCGCCCTGAGCTGTGGACACTGTTTAACACCCGCCTTCAGCCCGGTGAGCACTTCCGCGTGTTCCCCATCAGCAACTGGACGGAGCTGGACGTGTGGCAGTACATCGAGCGTGAAAAGATCGCCTTGCCAAGCCTGTACTACACGCACAAGCGAGACGTGGTCGAGCGCAAAGGCTTGCTGGTTCCCGTAACGGAGCTGACGCCACCCAAGGAAGGCGAAACCATCGAGAGCCGCGACGTGCGATTCCGCACTGTGGGTGACATCACCTGCACCTGCCCGGTGGAAAGTTTGGCCGCCACCGCTGCCGACATCGTGATCGAAACGCTGGCGGCTGACGTGAGCGAGCGTGGCGCCACCCGCATGGACGACAAGACTTCTGAGGCTTCCATGGAGAAGCGGAAGAAAGATGGTTACTTTTAA
- a CDS encoding phosphoadenylyl-sulfate reductase, translating to MSAETSSLGNRFAVQVQPAGSAMARNAEASGEYIIKLAEAQGVLAQAAAQYAGVDGDAATVTQASSLGAEDVVISHLINSLKLDIGIFVLETGALHQETLNLLERFKASSRAAVTVYQPVNESVVKFVDREGKDAMYKSIALRKACCGIRKMEPLERALKGKDAWITGLRREQSGARADVPLVDSSEPRIKINPLANWTWGDVWHYIQTHKLDYNPLHDQFFPSIGCEPCTRAISLGEDFRSGRWWWEDEAAKECGLHVKHEEAKA from the coding sequence ATGAGCGCGGAAACTTCCTCCTTAGGCAACCGTTTTGCGGTGCAAGTGCAGCCTGCAGGCAGCGCCATGGCCCGCAATGCCGAAGCCAGCGGCGAATACATCATCAAGCTGGCCGAAGCCCAAGGTGTGCTCGCCCAAGCCGCAGCCCAATACGCGGGTGTAGATGGTGATGCTGCTACCGTCACCCAAGCGTCCAGCTTGGGCGCTGAAGACGTAGTCATCAGCCATCTGATCAACAGCTTGAAGCTGGACATCGGCATTTTCGTGCTGGAAACCGGCGCCCTGCACCAAGAAACCCTGAACCTGCTGGAGCGCTTCAAGGCATCGAGCCGCGCTGCGGTTACGGTGTACCAGCCGGTGAATGAATCGGTGGTCAAGTTTGTGGACCGCGAAGGCAAAGACGCGATGTACAAGAGCATCGCCCTGCGCAAAGCCTGCTGCGGCATCCGCAAGATGGAACCGCTGGAGCGCGCGCTCAAAGGCAAAGACGCCTGGATTACCGGCCTGCGCCGCGAACAGTCCGGCGCCCGTGCCGATGTGCCCCTGGTGGACAGCTCTGAGCCCCGAATCAAGATCAACCCCCTGGCCAACTGGACTTGGGGCGATGTGTGGCACTACATCCAGACCCACAAGCTGGACTACAACCCCCTGCACGACCAGTTCTTCCCCAGCATCGGCTGCGAGCCTTGCACGCGCGCCATCAGCCTGGGTGAAGACTTCCGCTCCGGCCGCTGGTGGTGGGAAGACGAAGCCGCCAAAGAATGCGGCCTGCACGTGAAACATGAAGAAGCCAAAGCATGA
- a CDS encoding DUF934 domain-containing protein → MKLIAASAHSTGAEGLRVIELANTEDPRALDLAGVARIDLNFPKFTDGRAYSQAFLLRRRLGFTGELRATGDVLIDQLVQMERTGFDVAVLRADQNIDFAQRQFDRYRGFYQGDAVTVKPHFAREGEAV, encoded by the coding sequence ATGAAATTGATAGCTGCTTCCGCACACTCCACGGGCGCTGAGGGCCTAAGAGTCATCGAACTGGCAAACACCGAAGACCCCCGCGCGCTGGACCTCGCAGGCGTCGCCCGCATCGACCTGAACTTTCCCAAGTTCACCGACGGCCGCGCGTACAGCCAGGCCTTTTTGCTGCGCCGCCGCCTGGGCTTCACCGGCGAACTGCGCGCCACTGGCGACGTGCTGATCGACCAACTGGTGCAAATGGAACGCACCGGCTTTGACGTGGCCGTGCTGCGCGCTGACCAGAACATCGACTTCGCACAGCGCCAGTTCGACCGTTATCGCGGCTTCTACCAAGGCGACGCGGTGACCGTGAAGCCCCACTTTGCCCGTGAAGGCGAAGCGGTATGA
- a CDS encoding nitrite/sulfite reductase, giving the protein MYQYTEFDRQFIRARAAQHRDQLERNQAGTLSDDEFRPLRLQNGWYIQRYAPMLRVAVPYGELSSAQLRVLARIAREYDHPSKEVFDKAIGTQATWGTTHLPVGYGHFTTRQNVQFNWIPLAKSADVMDLLATVNMHGIQTSGNCIRNITSDELAGVAVDEIADPRPFAEIMRQWSTLHPEFAFLPRKFKIAITGATNDRAAVRWHDVGLHLIKNDAGELGFRVFVGGGMGRTPVISTEIRAFLPWNQIMNYLEAVVRVYNRWGRRDNLYKARIKILVKAEGQRYIDEVEAEYEQIITRDGAPHTISQAELDRVTACFVPPALTERAPAAIKTVAIPAERQKDYDRWLQQNVAPHKNPALRAVTLSYKRLGQAPGDADADQLDTAAALADEFSAGEVRVTHDQNLLLPWVRAEDLPALWVAASHAGLARSNVRLLTDMIACPGGDFCALANARSIPIAAQITERYQDMDELHDLGEIDLHISGCINSCGHHHSGHIGILGVDKDGKEWYQVSLGGSDGSALSGDAVPGKVVGPSFGALEVPGVIEAVLDTFRQHRVGSETFIDCFKRVGMDPFKAAANSARLADKHEDLHALPKKDGYAKDAQEA; this is encoded by the coding sequence ATGTACCAATACACCGAATTTGACCGCCAGTTCATCCGCGCCCGCGCGGCCCAGCACCGCGACCAACTGGAGCGCAACCAGGCCGGCACGTTGAGCGATGACGAGTTCCGCCCCCTGCGTCTGCAAAACGGCTGGTACATCCAGCGCTATGCGCCCATGTTGCGCGTGGCCGTGCCTTATGGCGAGCTCTCCAGCGCCCAGTTGCGCGTGCTGGCACGCATAGCCCGCGAGTACGATCACCCCAGCAAAGAGGTGTTTGACAAGGCCATAGGCACCCAGGCCACTTGGGGCACTACCCACCTGCCCGTGGGCTATGGCCACTTCACCACCCGCCAGAACGTGCAGTTCAACTGGATTCCCCTGGCCAAAAGCGCTGATGTGATGGACCTGCTGGCCACCGTGAACATGCACGGCATCCAGACCAGTGGCAACTGCATCCGCAACATCACCAGCGACGAGCTGGCCGGTGTGGCGGTCGATGAGATTGCCGACCCCCGCCCGTTTGCCGAAATCATGCGCCAGTGGAGCACGCTGCACCCTGAATTCGCTTTCCTTCCCCGCAAGTTCAAGATTGCCATCACCGGCGCCACCAACGACCGCGCTGCGGTGCGTTGGCACGACGTGGGCCTGCACCTCATCAAGAACGACGCGGGCGAGCTGGGCTTCCGCGTGTTTGTGGGCGGCGGCATGGGTCGCACCCCGGTGATCAGCACCGAAATCCGCGCCTTCCTGCCCTGGAACCAGATCATGAATTACCTGGAAGCGGTGGTGCGCGTGTACAACCGCTGGGGCCGCCGCGACAACCTGTACAAGGCGCGCATCAAGATCCTGGTGAAGGCCGAAGGCCAGCGCTATATCGACGAGGTGGAAGCCGAGTACGAGCAAATCATCACGCGCGACGGAGCGCCCCACACCATCAGCCAGGCCGAGCTGGACCGCGTTACGGCATGTTTTGTGCCCCCAGCGCTCACCGAACGTGCGCCGGCAGCTATCAAAACGGTAGCAATTCCCGCCGAGCGCCAGAAAGACTACGACCGCTGGCTGCAGCAAAACGTGGCACCGCACAAGAACCCGGCTCTGCGTGCCGTCACCTTGTCTTACAAGCGTCTGGGCCAAGCCCCCGGCGATGCCGATGCCGACCAGCTCGACACCGCTGCCGCTTTGGCCGACGAGTTCTCCGCCGGTGAAGTGCGGGTGACGCACGACCAGAACCTGCTGCTGCCTTGGGTGCGCGCAGAAGACCTGCCCGCGTTGTGGGTGGCCGCCAGCCACGCCGGCCTGGCCCGCAGCAATGTGCGCCTGCTGACCGACATGATTGCGTGCCCCGGCGGCGATTTCTGCGCGCTGGCGAATGCCCGCTCCATCCCGATTGCCGCCCAGATCACCGAGCGCTACCAGGACATGGACGAGCTGCACGACCTGGGCGAGATCGACCTGCACATCAGCGGTTGCATCAACTCCTGCGGCCACCACCATAGCGGCCACATCGGCATTCTGGGCGTGGACAAAGACGGCAAGGAGTGGTACCAGGTGTCACTGGGCGGCTCCGACGGATCCGCATTGAGTGGCGATGCAGTCCCCGGCAAGGTCGTGGGCCCCTCCTTTGGCGCCCTCGAAGTGCCCGGTGTGATTGAGGCAGTACTTGACACCTTCCGCCAGCACCGCGTGGGCAGCGAGACTTTTATCGACTGCTTCAAGCGTGTAGGCATGGACCCCTTCAAGGCGGCTGCCAACAGTGCCCGCCTGGCCGACAAGCACGAAGACCTGCACGCCCTGCCCAAAAAAGATGGCTACGCCAAAGACGCTCAAGAAGCCTGA
- a CDS encoding sulfite exporter TauE/SafE family protein produces the protein MQDLAFVLAGFFVGSIVGLTGVGGGSLMTPILIFFFGVKPYMAVGTDLLFAAFTKMGGTIKLARSRHIDWPVVLNLSAGSIPAALITLYVLHELGATSSAVQHIMTTTLGFALLLTAAATLYKAIRGKTGPKTIAAGHEAAAARPRHWSLPLLFGALIGTLVTLTSVGAGAIGVTVLMLLYPLLPLPRIVAADIAYAVPLTLVAGMGHASLGSVDWPMLAKLLAGSLPGIWVGSHLMFKTPERVIRSLLSLLLAYAGLKLIAL, from the coding sequence ATGCAAGATTTGGCGTTTGTATTGGCGGGCTTTTTTGTGGGCTCCATCGTGGGGCTCACCGGTGTGGGGGGCGGCTCGTTGATGACGCCCATCCTGATCTTCTTTTTCGGGGTCAAGCCCTACATGGCGGTCGGGACCGACCTGCTGTTTGCGGCATTTACCAAAATGGGCGGCACCATCAAGCTGGCGCGTTCCCGCCACATCGACTGGCCGGTGGTTTTGAACCTGTCCGCCGGCAGCATCCCCGCCGCGCTCATCACTCTGTATGTGTTGCACGAGCTGGGCGCCACCAGCAGCGCTGTCCAACACATCATGACCACCACCCTGGGTTTTGCGCTCCTGCTCACGGCGGCGGCCACCTTGTACAAGGCCATTCGTGGCAAAACCGGCCCCAAAACCATCGCCGCTGGCCATGAGGCCGCAGCCGCACGCCCCCGCCATTGGAGCCTGCCGCTGCTGTTTGGCGCACTCATAGGCACGCTGGTTACACTCACGTCCGTCGGTGCGGGAGCCATCGGCGTCACGGTGTTGATGCTGCTTTACCCCTTGCTGCCCCTACCGCGCATTGTGGCGGCGGACATTGCGTATGCGGTGCCCCTCACCCTGGTGGCTGGCATGGGCCACGCGTCCCTCGGTTCGGTGGACTGGCCCATGTTGGCCAAGCTGCTGGCAGGCTCGCTCCCCGGTATCTGGGTGGGTTCGCACCTGATGTTCAAAACGCCGGAGCGGGTGATCCGCTCCCTGTTGTCATTGCTGCTGGCCTATGCCGGTCTGAAACTCATCGCTCTCTGA